A window of Planctomycetia bacterium genomic DNA:
CGGGTGAATGCTGCCACCCATTCCGGCGCAATGCTGCCACCCGTTCCGGTCCAATGCTGCCACCCATTCCGGCCTAACGCTGCCACCCCCTGAGGGGGAGCAGCTGAGCGCCACGTCGGCGGGTTAACCATCCGTTATCGTGCCGCCTTTTCGTTCACCGAAGAGGGGGCTCCGATGGCGGCAGAGAGGTTGACTATGCGGCAGATCAAAGAAGTTTTGCGCTTGAAGTGGGAGCGCGGTTATTCCGATCGCCAGGCTGCGCTGGCCTGTCGGATCAGCCGGCCGGCAGTGCAACGGTACCTCGAGCGCGCCACCGCCGCCGGTTTGAGCTGGCCGTTGCCAGACGGTCTCGATGAGGTGGCCCTGGAGCGGCGCTTGTTCCCGCCGGCGCCGTCACCCAGCCCGTCACGGCCCTTGCCCGATTACGCCGAGGTCCATCAGGAGCTGCGCCGCAAAGGCGTCACCCTGATGCTGCTGTGGGAGGAGTACAAGGCGATCTATCCGGATGGCCTGCAGTACAGTCAATATTGCGAGTTGTATCGACGCTGGGCACGGCAGCTCAATCTGTCGATGCGCCAGGTCCACCGCGCCGGCGAGCGCTGCTTCGTCGATTACGCCGGCCAGACGGTGCCAATCGTCGATCCGCGCACCGGCGAGGCCGACGCCGCACAAGTCTTCGTCGCGGTGCTCGGTGCGAGCCATTACTGCTACGCCGAGGCGACCTTGAGTCAGACCTTGCCCGATTGGGTCGGCAGCCACGTGCGCGCGTTCGAGTTCTTCGGCGGCGTGCCGGAGTTGCTGGTGCCGGATAATTTACGCAGCGGCGTCACCCGTGCGCATCGCTACGAGCCGCTGCTCAATACGACCTATCAGGACATGGCTGCGCATTATGGCGTTGCCATCCTGCCGGCCCGTGTGCGCAAGCCACGCGATAAAGCCAAGGTCGAGGTCGCCGTGCAGTTGGTCGAGCGTTGGGTGCTCGCACGCCTGCGCCACCGCACGTTCTTCTCGCTGGCCGAGCTCAATGCCGAGATAGCCGTGCTGCTCGAACAATTGAACCATCGTCCGCTGCGCAAACTGCCCGGCTGCCGCCGTAGCCAGTTCGAACAACTCGATCAAGCGGCGCTGCGAGCGCTGCCGAGCGAGCGCTATATCTTCGCCGAGTGGAAGCGTGCGCGCGTGCACATCGATTACCACATCCAGGTCGACCATCACTATTACTCGGTGCCCTATGTCCTGGTCGGCGAGCAGCTCGACGTGCGCCTGACGGCGAGCACCGTCGAAGCCTTCCAGCGCGGCCAACGCGTCGCCTCCCAT
This region includes:
- the istA gene encoding IS21 family transposase, giving the protein MRQIKEVLRLKWERGYSDRQAALACRISRPAVQRYLERATAAGLSWPLPDGLDEVALERRLFPPAPSPSPSRPLPDYAEVHQELRRKGVTLMLLWEEYKAIYPDGLQYSQYCELYRRWARQLNLSMRQVHRAGERCFVDYAGQTVPIVDPRTGEADAAQVFVAVLGASHYCYAEATLSQTLPDWVGSHVRAFEFFGGVPELLVPDNLRSGVTRAHRYEPLLNTTYQDMAAHYGVAILPARVRKPRDKAKVEVAVQLVERWVLARLRHRTFFSLAELNAEIAVLLEQLNHRPLRKLPGCRRSQFEQLDQAALRALPSERYIFAEWKRARVHIDYHIQVDHHYYSVPYVLVGEQLDVRLTASTVEAFQRGQRVASHVRSAQHGRHTTLPEHMPKSHREYADWSPTRLIDWAAKSGPATARLVETLMASRAHPQQAYRACLGILRLGKTYGDTRLEAACTRALQIGAHSCRSLESILRRGLDQQPLPNTAPTTPSLVHDNLRGPDYYH